In Streptacidiphilus sp. P02-A3a, the DNA window ACACGGAAGCTGGACCCCGCCGCGGCACCGGCGCAATCCTGTGGACATCCTGGAGCAGGAGGCCGAACCGCGGACCCCCGAGCTGATGCCGATCCGCTACGCCCGGATGGCCGACTCGCTTTCCACCTTCTACCGCGGCACTCCCGCAGTGATGGCCGCGGACCTGGCCGAGCTGCCGAACACCGGCCTGACCGTGCAGCTCTCCGGTGACGCCCACCTGTCCAACTTCGGGCTCTTCGCCTCCCCGGAGCGCCGTCTGGTCTTCGACCTCGACGACTTCGACGAGACCCTGCCCGGCCCCTTCGAGTGGGACGTCAAGCGGCTGGCCACCAGCTTCGCGGTGGCCGCCTACGACAACGACGCCCCGCCGAGCGCGGCCGGAGCCATAGCGGCGGAGGCCGCCCGCAGCTACCGCACCCATTTGCGCGAACTCGCCACCTCCCCCGAACTCACGGTCTGGTACGAGCACATAGCGGCCGACGACTTGCTCCAGGAGATCGACAGCTCGCTGCAACGCGCCCAGCTCCGCCGCACCCTGGACCGGGCGCGGAGCACCGACAGCGGCAAGGCCATCGCGAAACTCACCGGTCCCGGGCCCGACGACACGCCCCGCTTCATTCACGACCCCCCGCTGATCGAGCCGGTCGACGACGAGGAACGCGCGCTCGTCGAGCACGTGTTCGCGGACTACCGGGCCAGCCTGCCGCCCGCCCAGGCCCAACTGCTGGACCGGTACCGGATCGTGGACGCCGCCCGCAAGGTCGTCGGCGTCGGCAGCGTCGGCACCCGGTGCTTCCTCCTGCTGCTCCAGGGGCGCGCGGCCGGGGAGCTCTTCCTGTTGCAGGCCAAGGAGGCCGAACCATCGGTCCTCGCCCCGTACACGAACGTGCCCGTAGCCCACGAGGGGCAACGCGTGGTCGAGGGGCAGCGGCTGCTCCAGTCCTTCGGCGACATCTTCCTCGGCTGGTCCACCGGACCCACCGGACGGCACTTCTACTGGCGCCAGCTCCTCGATATGAAGGGCTCCGCCTCCGTCCAGGGCATGTCGGACAGCCTGATGCACAGGTACGCCGGGCTCTGCGGCCGGGCACTGGCCCGCGGCCACGCCCGCTCCGGAAACCGCGTCGCCATCGCCGCCTACCTGGGCCGCGGTACCTCCTTCGACACCGGAATGGCCGTCTTCGCCCTCGCCTACGCCCGCCAGACCCGCGACGACTACGCCGCCTTCACCCAGGCGATCGCCGACGGCCGTCTGCCCGTCGCCTCCTGACGCCGACACCCGGCACCCGACACCCGACGCCCGACGCCCGACGCCCGACCGAGAATGGGGGATGGTGTAGGGCTCATCTATTCATCCGTCCGCGTCGCGCGCGCGAACGCCACGTCGGCGATCCCGGTCGCGATCAGGAGGCGCCGCCAGAGACTTCCCCGATCAAGCCTCTGGCCTTCAGGAATGCGACTGATGCGGCGCCTGAACTGCGAAAATCACTCTCAGCGGTTCTCGCCGTTCCGACGATTTCTCAGCCTCATGTGTGCTGTATACGTGCTTCGGATCTGACCGCCCCCGCCGGCGTGGGCCCAGTGGGCAACCCTGGTGACACCCGATCTCGAGTTGTTCCCTCCCCCCAGAAGCCCTTCGATCAACTCCAAAGCACCCGACGGACCTGTGGGAGAACCTGGCCCAGGAGACCGACACCACCACCGGCGCCCCCGACCTCACCTACACCGCCTACCAGCTCGCGGGCGGCCCGACCACGGCCCAGAAGATCACCACCCTGCAGGCCGCCGACATCAACGGCGACGGCACCCCCGACCTGTGGGGCGTCAGCAGCACGGGCACCAGCACCGCCTACCTGTTCACCAGCCTCACCACCACCGGCACCAACACCGCCAGCACCACCAGCGACGCACTGGTCGCGGACACCCACAACTGGCCGCTGAACGACGGCGCCAGCGGCGACACCAGCAGCACCGGCCCCCCGGCCGGCGACGACAGCGGCACCCTGCCACTGACCGGAAACGCCGGAGCGACCTGGACCACCGGTGACCTGTTCAGCCCCGACGTCAACCTGAACGGCACCAGCGGGAAGCTCACCACCACCGCCCCCACGCTGAACCTCAGCAGCGACTTCAGCGCAACCCTGTGGGCCGAACCCGACGCCTACGGCGGCACCGTCCTGTCTCAGGCCGGCACCAACACCCCCGGCATCACCCTGTACCCCAACGCCGCCGACGGCCAGTGGTACCTGTGCATGGCCACCGCCGACAACAGCACCACACCCGGCCTGAACTGCGCCCATGGCGGAGAGGTCGAACTCGGGGCCTGGACCAAGCTCACGCTCACCTACAACCAGACCGACCAGCGCATAGCGCTGTACGTCGATGGCGTTCCCGTCGACAGCAACCCCCACACACCGGTGGCCACCAGCCTGTTCCGCGGCGACTTCGTCCTCGGCGCCTCCCTGGCCGGCACCACCGCCTCCAAGTACTTCAACGGCTCCCTGTCACAGGTCGAAACCTGGGGCAAGACCCTGACGCCCACCCAGGTCGACGCCGACGCACCGCCGAACGGGCCCCTGGTCATCCCCTCCGACTCCGTTCCCTACCCCAGCGGCAGCCGCTGGAGCACCGGCGCCACCACCGTCACCTTCAACGCCGGCCAACTCGTCGTCACCAGCGCCGGCACCCCCCTGTTCACCAAGGGAACCACCGGCTCACCCAACGCCGTCCTGACCATGCAGAGCAACGGCGACCTCGCCGCCTACAAGGACGCCGCCACAGCCAAGGCCGCAGCACCGAACACCTACCTGTGGGACACCGGCACCAGCGGCAACCCCGGCGACGTCCTGCTTCTGCACCCCTCGGGCAACCTGGTCATGCACAGCAGTGACGGCGTGGCCATGTGGCTCACCAACACCGGCTTCCCCGACGCACCCGGCTGCGACCAATGGCTGCTCACCCAGGCCGCGGCGGGATCCGATACAGCCCTCGACAACCTGACCACCCCCTCCGGCAGCATCACCTACACCGCCAACCACGCCAGAACCGCCAACGCCGCCACCGTCTTCGACGGCAGCACCAGCATCGAACGCGCGAGCGGACCCGCCTTCGACACCACCGGCAGCTTCACCGTCTCCGCTTGGGCCAAGATCAACAACCTCGACAGCACCCAGACAGTCCTGGGTCAGGGAACCGTCAACCACCAGTCCTTCTATCTCGGCTACACCACAGGCAGCAACGGCTGGGTCTTCCAGAGCACCACCACGGACACCCCCACCGCCACGACCACCGCAACCGCCGGGAAGTGGACCCACCTGACCGGCGTCTACGACGCAACGACCGGCGCCCTGACCCTCTACGTCAACGGCGTCGCCGCCACCACGACCGGCATCAACACCACCCCCAGTACAACCCCGCCGGACCACTCACTATCGGCGCCATCACCCTCGTCGGATCCACCACCCCCTACCAAAACTTCAACGGAGACATCAGCGACGTCCGCACCTACCCCGGCGTCGCCCTGACCGCCGCCCAGGTCCAAGCCCTCTACACCAATTCCTGACCCACCAATAGCCACCATCTGGGCCCCGCAGCCATCCGCTGCGGGGCCCTCCCATCTACGCACCAACGCCGACCCGCCCCCAGGGTCGGTGAAGCCGCGTCAGGGCAGGTCAGATGCCGTGCTGGCTTTGCCGGTCGTTGCTGAGCGGACTGCGGGACCCTCATTGGCCAGGGCTGCGGGATATACAGCTGCTGGACCGAAACGGCGCCGGGCCCGATCGGCGGCCGCTTCGGCGGCACGGGCACGGTCATCACCGGAGTCCAGGGACAGTTGACGGTGAGCGCGGTCGGCCGACAGCAGGCCGTCGGCACGGACCAGGAAGGTGCGGACTCTTGCCCGCTGCAGCCCGAGTGTGGTCAGCAAGCCCAGGGCGGCCACGACGAGGGCGGCTGAGTGGTTGGTGGGCTCCGGCAACGAACACATGCGCGTGCTGGAACTACGGTCGGCGTAGTACACCGTGAGAGTGAGTCGACCGGTGACCTGGCCTTGACCGCGCAGGCGTTGACCGATCTGGTCGGCAAGCCCCAGGACCGCTCGATGATGCTGTATGGGGTCGAGGCAGTCCCGGTCACATACGAGGTCCGCAACCATGTACGGCACCGGTTCCTGTGGGGTGACCGGGCGGGGATCACGGCCTTGGGCGCGTTCGGCCAGCAGTCGGGCGGAGGTGGCTCCGAGGAGTCGCTGGAGGGTCGCGGCAGGTACGTCGGCGATCTGGCCGATGGTGTGCAGGCCGTATTTGCCGAGCGTGGTCGCGGTAGCGCGGCCGATCCCGGGCAGCGCGGTGACCGGCCGGGGGCGCAGCCACGCGGCGGCTTGTTCGGCGGGGACCCATGTGGTGTGTCCCGGTGCGGATGCGTCGGCGGCCATGGTTGCCAGCATGCGGTTGGCCGCGAGTCCCGCGCTGCCTTCGACGCCGTACAGGCCCATCAGTCTGAGTTGTGCCAGTTGGAGCACGTCGTACGGGGGCAGGTCGAAGTATCGGAGCGCGGAGGCCAGGTCGAGCTGGACGGCGTTGGGTGGCAGGGCCTGGA includes these proteins:
- a CDS encoding DUF2252 domain-containing protein; translation: MDILEQEAEPRTPELMPIRYARMADSLSTFYRGTPAVMAADLAELPNTGLTVQLSGDAHLSNFGLFASPERRLVFDLDDFDETLPGPFEWDVKRLATSFAVAAYDNDAPPSAAGAIAAEAARSYRTHLRELATSPELTVWYEHIAADDLLQEIDSSLQRAQLRRTLDRARSTDSGKAIAKLTGPGPDDTPRFIHDPPLIEPVDDEERALVEHVFADYRASLPPAQAQLLDRYRIVDAARKVVGVGSVGTRCFLLLLQGRAAGELFLLQAKEAEPSVLAPYTNVPVAHEGQRVVEGQRLLQSFGDIFLGWSTGPTGRHFYWRQLLDMKGSASVQGMSDSLMHRYAGLCGRALARGHARSGNRVAIAAYLGRGTSFDTGMAVFALAYARQTRDDYAAFTQAIADGRLPVAS
- a CDS encoding LamG-like jellyroll fold domain-containing protein, translated to MNLSSDFSATLWAEPDAYGGTVLSQAGTNTPGITLYPNAADGQWYLCMATADNSTTPGLNCAHGGEVELGAWTKLTLTYNQTDQRIALYVDGVPVDSNPHTPVATSLFRGDFVLGASLAGTTASKYFNGSLSQVETWGKTLTPTQVDADAPPNGPLVIPSDSVPYPSGSRWSTGATTVTFNAGQLVVTSAGTPLFTKGTTGSPNAVLTMQSNGDLAAYKDAATAKAAAPNTYLWDTGTSGNPGDVLLLHPSGNLVMHSSDGVAMWLTNTGFPDAPGCDQWLLTQAAAGSDTALDNLTTPSGSITYTANHARTANAATVFDGSTSIERASGPAFDTTGSFTVSAWAKINNLDSTQTVLGQGTVNHQSFYLGYTTGSNGWVFQSTTTDTPTATTTATAGKWTHLTGVYDATTGALTLYVNGVAATTTGINTTPSTTPPDHSLSAPSPSSDPPPPTKTSTETSATSAPTPASP
- a CDS encoding ImpB/MucB/SamB family protein is translated as MTTRRRHIAHLHLHTAPDEDRYDDIVTLMSGITPHVQALPPNAVQLDLASALRYFDLPPYDVLQLAQLRLMGLYGVEGSAGLAANRMLATMAADASAPGHTTWVPAEQAAAWLRPRPVTALPGIGRATATTLGKYGLHTIGQIADVPAATLQRLLGATSARLLAERAQGRDPRPVTPQEPVPYMVADLVCDRDCLDPIQHHRAVLGLADQIGQRLRGQGQVTGRLTLTVYYADRSSSTRMCSLPEPTNHSAALVVAALGLLTTLGLQRARVRTFLVRADGLLSADRAHRQLSLDSGDDRARAAEAAADRARRRFGPAAVYPAALANEGPAVRSATTGKASTASDLP